The proteins below are encoded in one region of Microbacterium pygmaeum:
- a CDS encoding alpha/beta fold hydrolase has protein sequence MNIILIPGLWLDAASWDAVVPALEAAGHSVHPLTMPGVGVPAPESAEIGIADWVAAAVAEIDRTSGPVLVVGHSGGGNVAYGAVDARPERVAGVVFVDTFPPGAGGSIWEFPVVDGVVPFPGWDSFEDAEVGDLDEATRAARGARTLSVPARVPTDPIRLTDDRRREVPATMLTGTVPADEIRRIISAAPDWAAELAALQHLEIQELTSGHWPQFSVPDDVAAGILAAAERAGA, from the coding sequence ATGAACATCATCCTGATCCCCGGTCTCTGGCTCGACGCGGCGTCATGGGACGCGGTGGTCCCCGCCCTCGAAGCTGCAGGCCACTCGGTGCATCCGCTGACGATGCCGGGCGTCGGCGTCCCCGCTCCGGAATCCGCCGAGATCGGCATCGCCGACTGGGTCGCCGCGGCGGTGGCGGAGATCGATCGAACCTCCGGACCCGTCCTGGTGGTCGGTCACAGCGGCGGTGGCAATGTCGCCTACGGCGCGGTGGATGCCAGACCCGAGCGGGTCGCCGGTGTGGTGTTCGTCGACACGTTCCCTCCCGGCGCCGGTGGATCGATCTGGGAGTTCCCGGTCGTCGACGGTGTGGTGCCGTTCCCAGGCTGGGATTCCTTCGAGGACGCCGAGGTGGGCGATCTCGACGAGGCCACGCGAGCCGCGCGGGGCGCACGCACCCTGTCGGTGCCGGCCAGAGTGCCCACCGATCCCATTCGTCTGACCGACGATCGGCGGCGCGAGGTTCCGGCGACGATGCTGACCGGCACGGTCCCCGCGGACGAGATCCGCCGCATCATCTCGGCGGCGCCGGATTGGGCCGCGGAGCTGGCTGCGCTCCAGCACCTGGAGATCCAGGAGCTCACCTCCGGCCATTGGCCGCAGTTCTCCGTGCCCGACGACGTGGCAGCGGGCATCCTCGCCGCGGCGGAGCGCGCCGGCGCCTGA
- the fabG gene encoding 3-oxoacyl-ACP reductase FabG codes for MSTDRVVLVTGGNRGIGRAIAERFVALGYRVAVTARSGEGPEGTLTVRADVTDAAAVDTAFSQVEAELGPVGIVVANAGITKDTLLLRMSEEDFDSVIATNLGGAFRVVKRASKGMLKARWGRVILISSVVGLYGSAGQINYAASKSGLVGFARSLTRELGARGITANVVAPGFIETDMTSDLPADLQADYKRNIPAGRFATTDEVAGVVAWMASDDAAYISGAVIPVDGGLGMGH; via the coding sequence ATGTCCACCGATCGCGTCGTCCTCGTCACCGGCGGAAACCGCGGCATCGGCCGTGCCATCGCCGAGCGCTTCGTGGCGCTGGGATACCGGGTGGCGGTCACCGCGCGCTCGGGAGAGGGCCCCGAGGGCACGCTCACCGTGCGAGCGGACGTCACGGATGCCGCGGCCGTCGACACCGCCTTCAGCCAGGTGGAGGCGGAGCTGGGTCCGGTCGGGATCGTCGTGGCGAACGCCGGCATCACGAAGGACACGCTCCTGCTGCGGATGAGCGAAGAGGACTTCGACAGCGTGATCGCCACCAACCTCGGCGGTGCGTTCCGCGTCGTCAAGCGTGCATCGAAGGGCATGCTCAAGGCGCGGTGGGGACGGGTCATCCTCATCTCCAGCGTGGTGGGGCTGTACGGTTCGGCCGGGCAGATCAATTACGCCGCCTCCAAGAGCGGGCTCGTCGGCTTCGCCCGATCGCTCACCCGCGAGCTCGGAGCGCGTGGGATCACTGCGAACGTCGTGGCGCCTGGCTTCATCGAGACGGATATGACCTCCGACCTGCCGGCCGATCTGCAGGCGGATTACAAGCGGAACATCCCCGCCGGCAGGTTCGCGACGACCGACGAAGTTGCGGGTGTCGTGGCCTGGATGGCCTCCGACGACGCCGCCTACATCTCAGGCGCGGTCATCCCGGTAGACGGTGGCCTCGGCATGGGGCACTGA
- a CDS encoding DUF4190 domain-containing protein has product MSDTNPDATPTDTPAPPYGAPPAGYPGAPSSTPTPAPYGAPPAYGAPAQPVGAPQPYGAAPRSSGSPQQPYGAPQQPYGAAPAYYGAYAGPKTNVLAVVSMVASIVGFIWILPFIGSLAGVIMGHISLRQLATSGEKGRGMALAGLIVGYVGLALFVVGAIVFFSFVAYAASQGARYSS; this is encoded by the coding sequence GTGAGCGACACCAATCCGGACGCCACCCCGACCGACACTCCCGCACCGCCCTACGGTGCACCGCCGGCAGGCTACCCGGGCGCCCCGTCGTCCACGCCGACGCCTGCGCCCTATGGCGCTCCGCCCGCCTACGGCGCACCCGCGCAACCCGTCGGCGCACCGCAGCCGTACGGAGCCGCTCCCCGGTCCTCTGGCAGCCCGCAGCAGCCATACGGCGCGCCCCAGCAGCCCTACGGCGCCGCTCCGGCGTACTACGGCGCGTACGCCGGACCGAAGACGAACGTGCTCGCGGTCGTCTCGATGGTCGCCTCGATCGTCGGCTTCATCTGGATCCTGCCGTTCATCGGATCCCTCGCCGGCGTGATCATGGGGCACATCTCGCTGCGCCAACTCGCCACGAGTGGCGAGAAGGGACGGGGCATGGCACTGGCCGGTCTGATCGTCGGCTACGTGGGCCTGGCGTTGTTCGTCGTCGGCGCCATCGTGTTCTTCTCGTTCGTCGCGTACGCGGCCTCGCAGGGCGCTCGCTACAGCAGCTGA
- a CDS encoding DUF3099 domain-containing protein, giving the protein MKSSSIPPSATSLPRAPQDDAGARSRRYLIMMAIRIACFVLMVLITPYGWYTWLFAAGAIVLPYVAVVLANVGEDVHRKDAENPERALTAGPVAAERAPDRTPPVIQIQETRSIPRTPDQTNPPGSDEDVR; this is encoded by the coding sequence GTGAAGAGTTCGTCGATCCCACCGTCCGCGACATCGCTCCCACGCGCGCCGCAGGACGACGCGGGGGCTCGATCGAGGCGCTATCTGATCATGATGGCGATCCGCATCGCGTGCTTCGTGCTGATGGTCCTCATCACCCCGTACGGCTGGTACACCTGGCTCTTCGCGGCGGGGGCGATCGTGCTGCCGTACGTCGCCGTCGTGCTCGCGAACGTCGGGGAGGACGTGCACCGCAAGGACGCCGAGAACCCGGAGCGGGCACTGACCGCCGGTCCGGTCGCCGCCGAGCGAGCACCGGATCGGACACCGCCGGTCATCCAGATCCAGGAGACCCGCTCGATCCCCCGCACTCCCGATCAGACGAATCCGCCGGGCTCCGACGAGGATGTGCGGTGA